AGCACCATACGCTTCTCACGTTTCTATCCTGTGCATCACAACCAAATTATCCCGGTGAATCACTTCGTTATAAGAGTAGTAGCCGAGTAGCTTTTCAATTTCGCTGGTCTGCTTACCCATAATCCGTTTCAATTCATGAGTATTATAATTAACAAGCCCTCTGGCAAGTTCAATGCCGTTTTCGTCTCGACAGGAGACGGTGTCTCCGTGATTAAAGTTTCCCTCTACCCGTTGAATCCCGGACGGTAAAAGACTTCTACCTTGATGAACCAACGCACGGCGTGCCCCTCCGTCCACGAATAGATGTCCTTTTGGTGGGCGCGAATAGGCAATCCACCGCTTCCGTCCTGACATCCGCTCCTGTGGGAGGAATAACGTGCCGATCTTTTCCCCCGCTAGTATGCGGCTGACAACTTGGAACTCGGTGCCATTTGCAAGTACCATCATCTCACCCGATCCGGTCACAATTTCAGCAGCGTGTAGTTTCGTTGTCATACCGCCGGTGCCACTCTGGCTACCAGCACTTCCCGCCGACCGTTTGAGTTCATCAGTAACGTCATAGACGAAACTGATTAATTTTGCGCCGGGATCCTTGCGAGGATCTGCGGTATAAAATCCATCCTGATCCGACAAGATAATTAGCAAATCCGCTTCTGCGAGATTAGTCACATACGCCGCCAACGTATCATTGTCGCCGACCTTGATCTCCTCTACCGCGACCGTGTCATTTTCGTTGATGATTGGAAGTACACCAAGTCGCAGAAGTGCGCGTAAGGTATTGCTCATATGTGTATAACGTTCGCGGAAATTGAAGTCATCCTGCGTCAGAAGCATCGTCCCGGTGATCTGGCTGTATTGTGAAAATCGCTGTTCATAGGCGTGCATCAGGCGGGTCTGCCCCACTGACGCTGCGGCCTGCAGTCCGGGGAGCGTCTGTGGACGTTGTGTGAGCCCTAATCTTCCTGTGCCAGCAGCGATTGCACCAGAGGTGACGAGGATGATCTCTTTACCCTTTTGCTTCACCGAGGCGAGATCTTGCACCAACGCATCCAATCGCTCGGGATTAAGGTCGAAGTTCTTTGAGACGGTCGTGCTGCCAACCTTCACGACGACGCGTCGAGCGCGCGCCAACAGTTGACGTGGTTCAATTTGTGTTGATTTCATCAGCGCTATATGTAAACTCGAAGGCATCGACTTGGACGGTATCGCCGTCCGTGATACCAGCTTTGATGAGCGCATTCAGGACGCCCATTTTTTTTAGTTTTCGATGGAGGAGAACCAGTGCTTGGTCATTGTCCATATCGGTCATGAGAACAGCGCGACGAGGTTCTTCGCCACGCACGATAAAACGACCTGACCGCGCGACGAGTTCAAATCGTTCGTTGGGTTTGGGGAGGTGGAAGGTCGGTTGAGGTTCCGTAGTTTCTTGCTGTTCACGAATCCGCTCATTTATCCGCTGCAGGAGTTGATATGTTGCTCTAATGAGCCGGGCTATCCCGTCGCCGGTAACTGCAGAGACCGGAAAAACACGCCGTTTCCCGAAGTAGTCTTTGACTCGCTGCAAATTGGTCTGTGCATCAGGAAGGTCAATTTTATTGAGGACAATTAACTGTGGCAGGCGAATCAAGCGAGGGTTGTACCGTTCGAGTTCCATGTTGATCTGTTCGTAGTCGGCGATTGGATCGCGTCCATCGACAGAAGCAGCGTCGATGATGTGGAGGAGCATCTTCGTGCGTTCAATATGTCGCAGAAAGTCATGGCCCAGTCCGGCACCTTCGTGCGCCCCCTTAATGAGACCGGGAATATCTGCGAGCAGGAAGTTCTGTTCAGGATCAACTCGGACAACCCCTAGGTTGGGGGTCAGCGTTGTAAACGGATAGTCCGCAATTTTCGGCTTTGCCGCGGAGGTGCGTGCAAGCAGTGTCGATTTGCCGCCGTTCGGATAACCGACCAAGCCAACGTCCGCAATCAACTTGACCTCTAGCGTGACGTTACGTTCCTCCCCTGGTTCCCCCTTTTCGGCGACACGTGGGGTTTGGAACGTGCTGCTCTTGAATCGCGCATTGCCTCTGCCGCCAATCCCACCACGTGCGATAACCGCACGCTGTCCGACCATTTTCAAATCAACGATAACTTCTTCTGTTTCCGGTACTCGCACAATCGTACCTGCTGGGACTTTGACGACTCGATCGTCAGCGTCCGCCCCGTGCATCAATTTCCCCATGCCGTGTTGACCATTCTCCGCAACCTGGTGGGGGTTATATCGGCAATCAATGAGCGTACTTATTCCCTCGGCAACTTCCAAAATAACGCTTCCGCCGTGTCCCCCATCGCCGCCATTCGGACCACCGCGCGGCACAAACTTTTCGCGGCGAAAGCTGATGCAGCCGTTTCCGCCCCCACCGCCCTTCGCATAGATTGTCGCGGTATCTGTGTTCATCATTTCTTCGCTTCCTCACTTCTTAAAACGCATAGTAAATGGTGAATGAAACAGAAAACTAGAGGGTGGGAGGGGAAAATCGGTGGATTCGTTAGGGATATAGACAACAGATCTCAGGTGGTTATAGTCCATTCATCTGCACAGTTGCCCCGGCAGAATCGATGGGTAACACCTTGATGTCGCAAGAAATCTGGTTTCGGCTGAAAGCTTGGCTCATTTCCGAACCGACTTGATCTGTTGATGTTGTGCAGTAGGCTGCAACGCTGGGACCTGCTCCACTTAGCGCCACACTTAATGCGCCTGCACGCATCGCAGATTCGGCGACATCATCAAATCCAGGGATGAGGGAGGTTCGATACGGTTGATGGAGTCGATCTGCCATGGCAAGCGATAACATCTCTAATTTACCTGTTGCAATGGCTGCTACTAACATAGACGAACGACTCACATTGTGGATTGCATCAGCAAAATCGACGGTTTG
This genomic window from Candidatus Poribacteria bacterium contains:
- the proB gene encoding glutamate 5-kinase, whose protein sequence is MKSTQIEPRQLLARARRVVVKVGSTTVSKNFDLNPERLDALVQDLASVKQKGKEIILVTSGAIAAGTGRLGLTQRPQTLPGLQAAASVGQTRLMHAYEQRFSQYSQITGTMLLTQDDFNFRERYTHMSNTLRALLRLGVLPIINENDTVAVEEIKVGDNDTLAAYVTNLAEADLLIILSDQDGFYTADPRKDPGAKLISFVYDVTDELKRSAGSAGSQSGTGGMTTKLHAAEIVTGSGEMMVLANGTEFQVVSRILAGEKIGTLFLPQERMSGRKRWIAYSRPPKGHLFVDGGARRALVHQGRSLLPSGIQRVEGNFNHGDTVSCRDENGIELARGLVNYNTHELKRIMGKQTSEIEKLLGYYSYNEVIHRDNLVVMHRIET
- the obgE gene encoding GTPase ObgE, coding for MNTDTATIYAKGGGGGNGCISFRREKFVPRGGPNGGDGGHGGSVILEVAEGISTLIDCRYNPHQVAENGQHGMGKLMHGADADDRVVKVPAGTIVRVPETEEVIVDLKMVGQRAVIARGGIGGRGNARFKSSTFQTPRVAEKGEPGEERNVTLEVKLIADVGLVGYPNGGKSTLLARTSAAKPKIADYPFTTLTPNLGVVRVDPEQNFLLADIPGLIKGAHEGAGLGHDFLRHIERTKMLLHIIDAASVDGRDPIADYEQINMELERYNPRLIRLPQLIVLNKIDLPDAQTNLQRVKDYFGKRRVFPVSAVTGDGIARLIRATYQLLQRINERIREQQETTEPQPTFHLPKPNERFELVARSGRFIVRGEEPRRAVLMTDMDNDQALVLLHRKLKKMGVLNALIKAGITDGDTVQVDAFEFTYSADEINTN